A region of the Acipenser ruthenus chromosome 40, fAciRut3.2 maternal haplotype, whole genome shotgun sequence genome:
ctctttcttatcttgtttgtaggtgtgattaacgttcacttttagccggaatggtgcttttttattccgagattactaagtacttaattaaaaacatgtgtagactgacctatttcatggagcaagagagccacctgctggcggtacatggatactccctctttatccttccttcaaaaaacctctaacacttcatttttatgtcaaagtacattccatatttgaaatcgcctaggacatgtccagcatatccatgtgttcccagcaggattcagcttctgtaccaggtttcgctctagttgtttccacaagaagtcccttgatccaatgtttctccagcacaggtgtggatttccatggtctgacttcattcctataagatacttggacatgtttagctgtacatattacttctatatatttccttttgttcacaccgggtcattttgcaaggtatgcgctccatccagaattctaaaggaggtcaaaactcactgtgattcatatttttgggcactcaattactgttcttttccacatcatcagtagcaaacttaacataaatgaatctgaatcagttgatgaaccgtgcactgtagcttactgagatcctccatgcaaaggagtccaatgttttactacatggaataactagttcactgtcacctgtgacattactataccagaatctaaatcattaacgtggattaggaatagcagaggtcctaatactgatccctgtggtacaccactggttacctcgctccattttgagggtgctcctctaatcaaattagggtttgggtttggttttgggcttgggttaggattggggttcaggttcagcttcaatgtttcgggttctaccagggtagttattccaaggcaggtacagtactattcccaacgacaaaaaagaccaaaatgtggaacgcttcacgaatttgcgtgtcatccttgcgcttCACGACTCGCGATCTTCGGGGCAATGTTGGAACACAGCGTTCCAACATTCTGGGCCAATCGGAGCGGAGGGAGCCGGAGTGCGCCGACTTTGGCGGCCAATCGGAGCGGCCCGTTTCGATTTTCGGCCAATCGGAGCGGGCCGTTCCAACATTCGGCCAATAGAAACGGCCTTTTTCAACATTTGGCCAATAGAAACGGGCTGTTCCAACATTGGACCAATGGGAAAGTGCTGTTCCAACATTGGGCGGCCAATCGAATCGCGCGGAGCCTGTTCCAACTTTGGAAGGGCGgcgtttaaaaaaaacccaactaatTCTCAGCTGCCTGCAGACGGAGAGAGGTCAGTTTGGAttcttttattcatatttaaatgctgtttttctatttttttttacaactgtgACCACGTATGTCGACCGTATAATCTTTTAATTTAGTCGTgtcgtgtggttttttttttcgcCGAATGCCAACGCTGTATTGTTTTCGCTGGTCTGTAGACTTTTGTGCGtttgtttttagtattttattcatatttttcccatgtattattattattattgttaatattttaaaaagtaaacaacatCAGCAAAACACGAGTATTCGGCTTTGTGTTTAGCTATGCGCTATTAGCATTTCGTTGAGATCAAGCGTTTATCATTCAGTGTATTGCTTTTGTTGTACTAGTATTACCGTGTGTATTGGGCTTTGCATATTTAGCTATGCATACTATTTCGTGGAGATCAAGTGTTTAGTATTTGTAAGTTTTTGCTTTTGATCTATTGCAACGTTTTATAATATTAACTACTTATTTGTTCTTGCCTTCTCAGAGTGATTGTTAACTATTTGAAAGGTAAAGTGCTATCTCTTTATATCTCCATGTAAAATTAATTCTActgcatgtgtttattattattattattattattattattattattattattattaatgctgcaTACACTCAGTGTTATGAGTGTGTGTATTTGGCTTAGTGTGTTTAGTTATGCATACTATTATTGTGTCTATTAAAATGTTCATCATTCATTAATGTATAGCTTTTGTTGTGCTAGTATTAAAGTGTGTATTGTGCTATGTGTATTGTTGTATGTATCTGTCCAGGTATCCCAAGTGAAACTCGCACTGCTCAAGGGTATGATAATATTAACTACTGTCATTCCCTGCCACGCAGCGGCCAATGTACTTTCAAATTTAAATCTAACAGTCAACGGTAAAGATAAGTGCCTCGTCTCTAAGCCTATCTCGGTGTAAAAGGAATTGtagctaatgtgtgtgtgtgtgtgtgtctctgtttacagccatcattattattagtgaTGTATACACTAAGTTGTTTTTTATTCCCACACACTGACATTCCTAAAAGCTGAAATACTACTACATTCATCAccccctttatttattttccaaactgTACTTGCATTGAATAAATTGTAATTTATAAAGAATGAATGCATATGTCAGAAAATATCTAGATGAGCTTAATCAACTTTGTTCTTCAGAGTAATAAGTAGTAACATGTAAGTTGTATTCCAGTTATCAACAATGGAAGCAACCCCATCCTTTCGAAGGGTGCCAGGGTCCAAGGACCTGCTCCTCCAGCACACGCCCGAAGCTGCCAGTGTCTCCGCTGCCACTAAGGCGGCCACTGTGCGCTTTGTGGCAAAGGCACCGGAAGAGGTCCGGAGCGATGCCGTGGCCCATGTCGTGTCGCAGGGAGGTGACCCCGGGAACAGCATGCTGGTCCTCAGCCAGAGTACCGTGCAGTTTGGTAAGTACCGGGGTCAAACCTTCCAGTGGCTCCTGGCAAACGACATGGGCTACGCTGTGTCCCTGGTGACCAGCCACCAGAGGGAGCGGGAGGGTGACAGCTCCATGTCACCCTACATGGCGAACAAGGACGCCCTGACCAGCTACGCCTGTGCTTTCCCTGATGTTGCCTCGGCTGTCAGGGACCGGAGAGCACAGGACGTAGCCCGGCTGCACTCCTCCCAGCCCGGTCAGGAGGACCTGCGCCTTGTGGCCTTTGGGGTGCACAAGGACCTCGCCTGGAGGGATCTGTATGAGGCTACGGACAAGGAGAAGAGAGGGTTTGTATTGCACAAGTATTCAtcttattttttgttatgtaacCAAAAATTCAGACACAAATCTAACACTTTGTGTATGATGTCTCGCAGCTACGTCAAATGGCTCCGGCGTCAAACACCCCGAACCGGAACGCAGATGGAGGCGTTGCAGAAATACATCCTGCGGCGAGACCAGGAGTCCCGGTCCCCAGCGTCGTCACAGGCTGGGTCTTCGCAGGCTGTCCCCACGCAACTTGCGCCCTCTCGGCCTGCTTCCCCTCGGCCTGGGAC
Encoded here:
- the LOC131708135 gene encoding uncharacterized protein LOC131708135 yields the protein MEATPSFRRVPGSKDLLLQHTPEAASVSAATKAATVRFVAKAPEEVRSDAVAHVVSQGGDPGNSMLVLSQSTVQFGKYRGQTFQWLLANDMGYAVSLVTSHQREREGDSSMSPYMANKDALTSYACAFPDVASAVRDRRAQDVARLHSSQPGQEDLRLVAFGVHKDLAWRDLYEATDKEKRGYVKWLRRQTPRTGTQMEALQKYILRRDQESRSPASSQAGSSQAVPTQLAPSRPASPRPGTSQPSPTPARSPLASSLHLRPRTPKVVPRAPSAQGVSKRQPASPAFWEEVTDTELVAICDVAPPTND